A single window of Rhizobium sp. SL42 DNA harbors:
- a CDS encoding GH36-type glycosyl hydrolase domain-containing protein, with product MTLHVPSRDLETKQIDHNDSIRAAYFTIEELHESAAALARDGANELPSLTDFDFFARHKENEREILRVYRATAADVEAGATITPAAEWLLDNHYVIEEAIQEVRRDFPKKFYRQLPTMKIGNREIPRTMAMAWLYVAHTHSTVSQESMTALVEGFQLHQTLEIGELWALPSIVRFVLVENLRRIATRVDRSRRMRRKANEVADEIVRLNDPVTAAEYLRQIEPLADDNTFATQFLYRLRNGSQNTSFAVTWLEDRLEAAGRTAQEAMDAEHNRLSSGNVTMGNIVRGLREIDDKEWSVWVEEVCHVDKILGQHTDYRELDFGSRNAYRNTIEKLARRSERTEIEIAQTAIDLATENARATGDVLDVGSYFVGTRRLELEEAIGYSRPLSRIIVDAIKRLNWLSITIPVIGLTIAALWVIGHFLVLAGLSTPLILLLLAMVSLPVSEGATGLFNTLVTFFVKPTRLTGYEFKDGIPADARTLVVVPCLISKRDDVDELIRNLEVHYLTNPHGEIYFSLLSDWKDSQIEETIADLEVLDYAKREVAQLSARYATDGKTRFYLLHRRRLYNPAEGAWMGWERKRGKLHELNLLLRGDRDTSYLPGANMVPENVQYVMTLDADTRLMRDAVTKLVGKMHHPINRPVHDEKSGRVISGYGVLQPRVTPSLTTGKDASVFQRIFSMNRGVDPYVFTVSDVYQDITGEGSFTGKGLYHVDAFERSLKGRIDENTVLSHDLLEGSMARCALVTDVELVEDFPTRYEVEISRQHRWARGDWQLLSYIGDPARGITALARWKMIDNLRRSLTPIAWFMASVLGWATMDPVGATIWQLVLIFSLFVAPTLSLLSGIVPRQTDIVPAAHFQTLWSEIRSINAQVALRIVFIADQACMMADAIARSIYRMTVSRKLLLEWRTASSVQSAAQGSIGSYYGSMRHAPILAVLSVGVAALPGGYGYLIGLPFAFLWVLSPLLAWYVSQSAETEDSLEVPEHVAIELRKIARRTWRYYETFTTAGDNYLPPDNFQETPEPIVAHRTSPTNIGVYLLSVVSARHFGWLSFEQTIERLEQTIATVERMDKYRGHLYNWYHTDTLKTLGPRYISAVDSGNLAGHLIAISSACREWAEAPSAHLQGNLDGIGDVGGILLEILADLPDDRKTVRPLRRRLEERIIGFNTALAAVKREHEFASIRIINLAVLARDIQKLAANLHHEVRSDQSIEVIRWTESLVAVCEAHISDTAFDLSNIDPIRQRLSQLCESARGIAFSMDFSFLFRPERRLLSIGYRVDGRELDEACYDLLASECRLTSLFAIAKGDLPTEHWYRLGRQVVPIGARAALISWSGSMFEYLMPPLVMQERQGGILNQTNNLVVLEQMNHGRRLNIPWGISEAAFNARDHEMNYQYTNFGVPTLGLKRGLGQNAVIAPYASILASQYYPEASLENLQRLRKLGALGAYGFHDAVDFTPTRLPDGKKCAVVYNYYAHHHGMSIAAVANVAFNGRLRALFHADPVIEAAELLLQEKAPREIPVMSAKYEPQTPGKGQADLLRAEIRTINDPASKDREVAFLSNGHYSVMLTATGSGFSRWNGQSVSRWKADPTEDRWGTFIFLRDTASSQWWSATATPRRAEEEKSKVIFGDDKAEFFKTVGEISTTVECIVATEHDAEGRRLTILNTGTEDRFIEVTSYLEPVLGYDDADNAHPLFSRMFVKTEIGKRGDVIRAERNKRSPDDPDICVAHLIVDNAGPGRPTEFETDRRAFLGRGRSLAEAAAFDPGATLSGTDGYTLDPILSLRRVVRVPAGKKVSVIFWTIAAPNREEIDKAIDRYRHPDAFSHELIHAWTRVQVELRHIGITSQQAAAFQHLGRYLVYPDTHLRADPETVRTGLRSQSTLWPMAISGDFPIFALRINDDMDIEIAREALSALEYLRRRGLVIDLAIVNERATSYAQDMQHALDQLAENLRHRLPDGAGRQHVFTVRNDLNDETATQALLGAARVVLHARNGKIVDQVNRAVSLFATPRAPEGAEPEWIGVTPTLLAATETTAKTPDGSDLDFWNGFGGFARDGSEYVVRLAAGAATPQPWINVITNEQFGFHVAAEGAGFTWSQNSRDYQLTPWTNDPVTNRPGEAFYVADLESGRTYAPVSALNQDNDARFETRHGHGYSIFASHHGDLDIELTQTVDRERPVKLSRLVLRNTGTETRTFRVYGYAEWVLGNNAQKTAPFVLSTYDEHTGALLASNPFDINYPGRFAFLAGPSVPVGHTSSRREFIGRHGTIKLPQALARMSRLSGSIDTESDPCAALAFDIEIGPGQQRDLTFLLGETDTAEKATALVNTMRSVDFDSVLEANRTFWNGFTGQLQVSTGDKAFDHLVNRWLPYQALACRIFARAGFYQASGAFGFRDQLQDTLAFLLQQPALARKQILNAAARQFIEGDVQHWWLPQTEAGVRTHISDDVVWLAYAIDQYVSTTGDKAILDEKIAFIEGPELRLSQHDSFFQPTRSEEQADLYEHAARALDLAIARTGEHNLPLILGGDWNDGMNRVGAKGQGESVWLGWFLAATLKAFLPYAETRNDTARSERWAAHIQTLTTALETAGWDGEYYRRGYFDDGTPLGSDASLECRIDSIAQSWSVLSGMGHPDHIEKALDAAVAKLIDDEGGIVRLFTPPFDKAPVDPGYIKAYPPGVRENGGQYTHAAIWLGLALAKAGRNSDAWRVFGLLNPINHALDPEAAERYRVEPYAVAADIYGGEAYVGRGGWTWYTGSAGWLYRFAVEGLLGISRKGSQLFVNPALPDHWNGFEAKVAIDGRDVAIAVTRGDKGAYAITVDGKKVTSPEKGIKLGKAK from the coding sequence ATGACGCTGCATGTCCCGTCGCGCGACCTCGAAACCAAACAGATCGATCACAACGACTCGATCAGAGCTGCCTATTTCACGATCGAGGAGTTGCACGAAAGTGCGGCAGCCCTCGCGCGCGACGGCGCCAACGAGTTGCCCAGTCTGACTGATTTCGACTTTTTTGCCCGCCACAAGGAAAACGAGCGGGAAATCCTGCGCGTCTACCGGGCGACGGCAGCCGATGTCGAGGCCGGCGCCACGATCACGCCGGCGGCGGAATGGCTGCTCGACAACCACTACGTCATCGAAGAGGCGATCCAGGAAGTCCGGCGCGACTTCCCGAAGAAATTCTATCGGCAACTGCCGACGATGAAGATCGGCAATCGCGAAATCCCACGCACCATGGCGATGGCATGGCTCTATGTCGCCCATACCCATTCGACCGTCTCGCAGGAAAGCATGACCGCACTGGTCGAGGGCTTCCAGTTACACCAGACGCTCGAGATCGGTGAACTCTGGGCGCTGCCATCGATCGTTCGCTTCGTTCTCGTCGAAAATCTGCGCCGCATTGCCACCCGCGTGGATCGCTCGCGCCGAATGCGCCGCAAGGCCAACGAAGTCGCGGACGAGATCGTTCGCCTGAACGACCCGGTCACCGCCGCGGAATATCTGCGCCAGATCGAACCGCTGGCCGACGACAATACCTTCGCCACCCAGTTCCTCTACCGCCTGCGCAACGGCTCGCAGAACACCAGCTTTGCCGTCACCTGGCTGGAAGACCGCTTGGAAGCCGCCGGCCGCACCGCCCAGGAAGCGATGGACGCCGAGCACAACCGCCTGTCGTCCGGCAATGTCACGATGGGCAACATCGTCCGCGGCCTGCGCGAGATCGACGACAAGGAATGGTCGGTCTGGGTCGAGGAAGTCTGCCATGTCGACAAGATTCTCGGCCAGCATACCGACTACCGCGAACTCGATTTCGGTTCGCGAAACGCCTATCGCAACACCATTGAAAAGCTCGCACGCCGTTCCGAGCGCACCGAGATCGAAATCGCCCAGACCGCGATCGATCTGGCGACGGAAAATGCGCGAGCGACCGGTGACGTGCTGGATGTCGGAAGCTATTTCGTCGGCACGCGTCGGCTGGAACTCGAAGAGGCGATCGGCTACAGCCGCCCGCTGTCGCGCATCATCGTCGATGCGATCAAGCGACTGAACTGGCTGTCGATCACCATTCCGGTCATCGGCCTGACGATCGCCGCACTTTGGGTCATCGGACACTTCCTGGTGCTCGCCGGCCTCTCGACACCGCTGATCCTGCTGCTCCTCGCCATGGTCTCGCTGCCCGTCTCCGAAGGCGCGACAGGCCTGTTCAACACGCTGGTCACGTTCTTCGTCAAGCCGACCCGCCTGACCGGCTACGAGTTCAAGGACGGAATTCCGGCGGACGCACGTACCCTTGTGGTCGTACCCTGCCTGATTTCCAAGCGCGACGATGTCGATGAACTGATCCGTAATCTGGAAGTCCACTATCTGACCAATCCGCATGGCGAGATCTATTTCTCGCTGCTCAGCGACTGGAAGGATAGCCAGATCGAAGAAACGATCGCTGATCTCGAGGTGCTGGACTATGCCAAGCGCGAGGTGGCGCAACTGAGCGCCCGCTACGCAACCGATGGCAAGACCCGTTTCTACCTGCTACATCGCCGCCGCCTCTACAATCCGGCCGAAGGCGCCTGGATGGGCTGGGAGCGCAAGCGCGGCAAACTGCACGAACTGAACCTGTTGCTGCGCGGCGACCGTGACACGTCGTATTTGCCGGGTGCAAACATGGTGCCCGAGAACGTCCAGTATGTGATGACGCTCGACGCAGACACCCGCCTGATGCGCGACGCCGTCACCAAGCTCGTCGGCAAGATGCACCACCCGATCAACCGTCCGGTCCACGATGAAAAGTCGGGCCGCGTGATCAGCGGTTACGGGGTGTTGCAGCCTCGCGTCACGCCGTCCCTGACCACCGGCAAGGATGCCTCGGTCTTCCAGCGAATCTTCTCGATGAACCGCGGCGTGGACCCCTATGTCTTCACCGTATCCGACGTCTACCAGGACATTACCGGTGAAGGTTCGTTCACCGGCAAGGGCCTCTATCACGTCGATGCCTTCGAGCGCTCGCTGAAGGGGCGCATCGATGAAAACACCGTGCTCAGTCACGACCTGCTTGAAGGCTCGATGGCCCGTTGCGCGCTCGTCACCGATGTCGAACTGGTCGAGGACTTCCCGACGCGTTACGAAGTCGAGATCTCCCGCCAGCATCGCTGGGCCCGTGGCGACTGGCAGCTCCTCTCCTATATCGGCGATCCGGCGCGTGGCATCACGGCACTGGCCCGCTGGAAGATGATCGACAACCTGCGCCGCTCGCTCACACCGATCGCCTGGTTCATGGCTTCGGTTCTCGGATGGGCGACGATGGATCCGGTCGGCGCCACCATCTGGCAGCTCGTCCTGATCTTCAGCCTGTTCGTCGCGCCGACACTCTCGCTCCTCTCCGGCATCGTGCCGCGCCAGACCGATATCGTTCCGGCCGCCCACTTCCAGACACTCTGGTCGGAAATTCGCTCGATCAATGCCCAGGTCGCGTTGCGCATCGTCTTCATTGCCGATCAGGCCTGCATGATGGCCGATGCCATCGCCCGTTCGATCTACCGCATGACGGTCAGCCGCAAGCTGCTTCTGGAATGGCGCACTGCCTCGAGCGTGCAGTCGGCTGCCCAGGGCTCCATCGGCTCCTACTATGGCTCGATGCGTCATGCCCCGATCCTCGCGGTCCTGTCGGTCGGCGTCGCCGCTCTTCCCGGCGGCTATGGCTACCTGATCGGCCTGCCCTTCGCGTTTCTCTGGGTGCTCTCGCCGCTGCTTGCCTGGTATGTCAGCCAGTCTGCCGAGACCGAAGACAGCCTGGAAGTTCCTGAACACGTTGCCATCGAGCTGCGCAAGATCGCCCGCCGCACCTGGCGCTACTACGAGACCTTCACTACCGCTGGCGACAACTACCTGCCGCCGGACAATTTCCAGGAAACGCCGGAACCGATCGTCGCGCACCGGACCTCGCCGACCAATATCGGCGTCTATCTCCTCTCCGTCGTCTCGGCCCGTCACTTCGGCTGGCTAAGCTTCGAGCAGACGATCGAACGGCTGGAGCAGACCATCGCCACCGTTGAGCGGATGGATAAATATCGCGGCCACCTCTACAACTGGTACCATACAGACACGCTGAAGACGCTCGGCCCGCGTTACATTTCCGCCGTCGACAGCGGCAATCTCGCCGGTCACCTGATCGCCATCTCATCCGCATGTCGGGAATGGGCAGAAGCGCCGTCTGCCCATCTTCAGGGCAATCTCGACGGCATCGGCGATGTCGGCGGCATCCTGCTCGAGATTCTTGCTGACCTCCCGGACGACCGCAAGACCGTTCGCCCGCTGCGCCGTCGCCTGGAAGAACGCATCATCGGCTTCAACACAGCCCTTGCTGCCGTCAAGCGCGAACATGAGTTCGCCTCGATCCGCATCATCAATCTGGCCGTGCTTGCCCGCGACATCCAGAAACTGGCAGCCAACCTGCATCACGAAGTCCGCTCCGACCAGAGCATAGAGGTGATCCGCTGGACGGAATCGCTCGTCGCCGTCTGCGAGGCCCATATTTCCGATACGGCCTTCGACCTGTCGAACATCGATCCGATCCGCCAGCGCCTGTCGCAACTCTGCGAAAGCGCCCGTGGCATCGCGTTTTCGATGGATTTCAGCTTCCTGTTCCGCCCCGAACGCCGCCTGTTGTCGATCGGCTACCGTGTCGATGGCCGTGAACTCGACGAAGCCTGCTACGACCTTCTGGCCTCCGAATGCCGCTTGACCAGCCTGTTTGCCATTGCCAAGGGTGACCTGCCGACCGAACACTGGTACCGCCTCGGCCGCCAGGTCGTGCCGATCGGCGCCCGCGCGGCGCTGATCTCCTGGTCCGGCTCGATGTTCGAATATCTGATGCCGCCGCTCGTCATGCAGGAGCGCCAGGGCGGCATCCTGAACCAGACGAACAATCTGGTCGTCCTGGAGCAGATGAATCATGGCCGGCGTCTGAACATTCCCTGGGGTATCTCGGAAGCGGCCTTCAATGCCCGCGACCACGAGATGAACTACCAGTATACCAACTTCGGCGTTCCGACGCTGGGCCTCAAGCGCGGTCTCGGCCAGAACGCCGTCATCGCGCCCTATGCCTCGATCCTCGCCAGCCAGTATTATCCGGAAGCATCGCTGGAAAATCTTCAGCGCCTGCGCAAGCTCGGTGCCCTCGGTGCCTATGGCTTCCATGACGCCGTGGACTTCACCCCGACCCGCCTGCCGGACGGCAAGAAATGCGCGGTGGTGTATAACTACTATGCCCACCACCATGGCATGTCGATCGCAGCCGTCGCCAACGTCGCCTTCAACGGCCGCCTGCGCGCACTCTTCCACGCCGACCCGGTCATCGAGGCGGCCGAACTGCTGCTGCAGGAAAAGGCACCGCGCGAAATCCCGGTGATGAGCGCCAAATACGAGCCGCAGACCCCCGGCAAGGGCCAGGCCGACCTGCTGCGCGCCGAAATCCGCACCATCAACGATCCGGCCTCCAAGGACCGCGAAGTGGCCTTCCTGTCCAACGGCCACTATTCGGTGATGCTGACGGCGACCGGTTCCGGTTTCTCGCGCTGGAACGGCCAGTCCGTTTCCCGCTGGAAGGCCGATCCGACAGAGGATCGCTGGGGCACCTTCATCTTCTTGCGCGACACGGCATCCAGCCAGTGGTGGTCGGCCACGGCAACGCCCCGTCGCGCCGAAGAGGAAAAATCCAAGGTCATCTTCGGCGACGACAAGGCCGAGTTCTTCAAGACGGTCGGCGAGATCTCGACCACGGTCGAATGCATCGTGGCAACCGAGCATGACGCCGAAGGCCGTCGCCTGACGATCCTCAACACCGGCACCGAAGACCGCTTCATCGAAGTCACGTCCTATCTCGAGCCGGTGCTCGGCTACGACGATGCCGACAATGCCCATCCGCTGTTCTCGCGCATGTTCGTCAAGACCGAGATCGGCAAGCGCGGCGACGTCATCCGCGCCGAGCGCAACAAGCGCAGCCCGGACGATCCCGATATCTGCGTCGCCCACCTGATCGTCGACAATGCCGGACCGGGCCGCCCGACCGAATTCGAAACCGATCGCCGCGCCTTCCTCGGTCGCGGTCGCAGCCTCGCCGAAGCCGCCGCCTTCGATCCGGGTGCCACGCTCTCGGGTACCGATGGCTACACGCTCGATCCGATCCTCAGCCTGCGCCGCGTCGTTCGTGTCCCCGCCGGCAAGAAGGTCTCGGTGATCTTCTGGACGATCGCTGCCCCAAACCGCGAGGAGATCGACAAGGCGATCGACCGCTACCGCCACCCGGATGCCTTCAGCCATGAACTGATCCACGCCTGGACCCGTGTACAGGTCGAGTTGCGCCATATTGGCATCACCTCGCAGCAGGCCGCAGCCTTCCAGCATCTCGGTCGCTATCTGGTCTATCCCGACACCCATCTGCGGGCCGACCCGGAGACCGTGCGCACCGGCCTGCGTTCCCAGTCCACACTCTGGCCCATGGCAATCTCCGGCGACTTCCCGATCTTTGCCCTGCGCATCAACGACGACATGGACATCGAGATCGCCCGCGAAGCATTGAGCGCGCTCGAATATCTGCGCCGCCGCGGCCTCGTGATCGACCTGGCAATCGTCAACGAACGCGCCACGTCCTATGCCCAGGATATGCAGCACGCCCTGGACCAATTGGCGGAGAACCTGCGCCACCGTCTGCCGGACGGCGCCGGTCGCCAGCATGTCTTCACGGTACGCAACGATCTCAACGACGAAACAGCAACCCAGGCCCTGCTTGGCGCGGCCCGCGTCGTGCTGCATGCCCGCAACGGCAAGATCGTAGACCAGGTCAATCGCGCCGTTTCGCTGTTTGCCACGCCCCGTGCACCGGAAGGTGCCGAACCCGAATGGATCGGCGTCACCCCTACCCTGCTGGCAGCGACCGAGACGACGGCAAAGACCCCCGATGGCAGCGATCTCGATTTCTGGAACGGCTTCGGTGGCTTCGCCAGGGACGGCAGTGAATATGTCGTCCGCCTGGCGGCCGGCGCTGCCACGCCGCAGCCGTGGATCAATGTCATCACCAACGAGCAGTTCGGCTTCCATGTGGCCGCGGAAGGCGCCGGCTTCACCTGGAGCCAGAACTCCCGCGACTACCAGTTGACCCCGTGGACCAATGATCCCGTCACCAACCGTCCGGGCGAGGCCTTCTATGTTGCAGATCTCGAAAGCGGTCGTACCTATGCGCCCGTCAGTGCGCTGAATCAGGACAACGACGCGCGCTTTGAGACACGGCATGGCCATGGATACTCGATCTTCGCTAGCCATCACGGCGATCTCGACATCGAACTCACCCAGACGGTCGATCGCGAGCGTCCGGTGAAGCTTTCGCGGCTTGTCCTGCGCAACACGGGCACGGAAACGCGGACGTTCCGCGTCTACGGCTATGCGGAATGGGTTCTCGGCAACAATGCCCAGAAGACCGCCCCCTTCGTACTCTCGACCTATGACGAGCACACGGGCGCGCTTCTGGCGAGCAATCCGTTCGACATCAACTATCCTGGTCGTTTTGCCTTCCTCGCCGGTCCCTCGGTACCGGTCGGCCACACGTCCAGCCGCCGCGAATTCATCGGCCGTCACGGCACGATCAAGCTGCCGCAGGCCTTGGCCCGGATGTCCAGGCTTTCCGGTTCCATCGATACCGAAAGCGATCCGTGCGCGGCACTCGCCTTCGACATCGAGATCGGCCCCGGCCAGCAGCGTGACCTGACCTTCCTGCTCGGAGAGACCGATACCGCCGAAAAGGCAACGGCATTGGTCAACACCATGCGTAGCGTCGATTTCGACAGCGTGCTGGAAGCCAATCGAACGTTCTGGAACGGCTTTACCGGCCAGTTGCAGGTCTCGACCGGCGACAAGGCCTTCGACCATCTCGTCAATCGCTGGCTGCCCTACCAGGCACTGGCCTGCCGCATCTTCGCCCGTGCCGGTTTCTACCAGGCAAGTGGCGCTTTCGGCTTCCGTGACCAGTTGCAGGACACGCTGGCCTTCCTGCTCCAGCAGCCGGCCTTGGCCCGCAAGCAGATCCTCAATGCCGCCGCCCGCCAGTTCATCGAAGGCGACGTCCAGCATTGGTGGTTGCCGCAAACCGAAGCTGGCGTGCGCACGCATATCTCCGACGATGTCGTGTGGCTGGCCTATGCCATCGACCAGTATGTCTCCACGACGGGTGACAAGGCAATTCTGGACGAAAAGATCGCCTTCATCGAAGGGCCGGAACTGCGCCTGTCGCAGCACGATTCCTTCTTCCAGCCGACCCGTTCGGAAGAACAGGCTGATCTCTACGAACATGCCGCCCGCGCCCTCGATCTGGCGATCGCCCGCACCGGCGAGCATAACCTGCCGCTGATCCTCGGCGGCGACTGGAACGACGGCATGAACCGCGTCGGCGCCAAGGGTCAGGGCGAAAGCGTCTGGCTCGGCTGGTTCCTCGCCGCCACGCTGAAGGCATTCCTGCCCTATGCCGAAACGCGCAATGATACCGCCCGCAGCGAACGCTGGGCAGCACATATCCAGACGCTAACGACAGCGCTCGAAACGGCCGGCTGGGATGGCGAATACTATCGCCGCGGCTATTTCGATGACGGCACCCCGCTCGGCTCGGACGCGTCCCTGGAATGCCGCATCGATTCGATCGCGCAGTCCTGGAGCGTTCTCTCGGGCATGGGGCATCCCGACCATATCGAAAAGGCGCTTGATGCGGCCGTCGCCAAGCTCATCGATGATGAAGGCGGCATTGTCCGCCTGTTCACTCCGCCTTTCGACAAGGCGCCGGTCGATCCAGGCTACATCAAGGCCTATCCGCCGGGCGTGCGCGAAAACGGTGGCCAGTATACCCATGCCGCGATCTGGCTGGGTCTGGCGCTGGCAAAGGCCGGCCGTAACAGCGACGCATGGCGCGTGTTCGGCCTGCTCAACCCGATCAACCATGCACTGGATCCAGAGGCCGCCGAACGCTACCGCGTCGAACCCTACGCCGTCGCTGCCGATATCTACGGTGGCGAGGCCTATGTCGGCCGTGGTGGCTGGACTTGGTACACGGGCTCGGCCGGCTGGCTCTATCGCTTCGCCGTCGAGGGCCTGCTCGGCATCAGCCGCAAGGGCAGCCAGCTCTTCGTCAATCCGGCTCTGCCTGACCACTGGAACGGGTTCGAAGCCAAGGTGGCAATCGATGGCCGCGACGTCGCCATCGCCGTCACGCGCGGCGACAAGGGCGCCTATGCAATCACCGTCGATGGCAAGAAGGTCACCAGCCCGGAAAAGGGCATCAAGCTCGGCAAGGCGAAGTAG